In a genomic window of Microbacterium amylolyticum:
- the atpA gene encoding F0F1 ATP synthase subunit alpha, whose amino-acid sequence MADITISPDVIRDALKDFVSAYEPTGSGANEVGTVSDAADGIAHVEGLPGVMANELIRFADGTLGLAQNLDEHSIGALVLGEFTGIEEGQQVTRTGKVLSVPVGEGYLGRVIDPLGTPIDGLGEIAGIEGDRELELQAAGVMDRKSVHEPMQTGIKAIDAMIPIGRGQRQLIIGDRQTGKTAIAIDTIINQKANWESGDTSKQVRCIYVAIGQKGSTIASVKGALEDAGAMEYTTIVAAPASDPAGFKYLAPFTGSAIGQHWMYQGKHVLIVFDDLSKQAEAYRAVSLLLRRPPGREAYPGDVFYLHSRLLERCAKLSDELGAGSMTGLPIIETKANDVSAYIPTNVISITDGQIFLQSDLFNANQRPAVDVGISVSRVGGDAQLKNIKKVSGTLKLELAQYRSLEAFAMFASDLDAASRRQLARGARLMELLKQPQFSPYPVEEQVVSIWAGTKGKLDTVPVEDVLRFERELIDYLRRNTTVLDKLRETGKLEDDVLAEMEKGTDAFALEFQPGDGASLTGPGSEEHEAADKADIGQEKIVKGRTA is encoded by the coding sequence ATGGCAGACATCACCATCAGCCCCGACGTCATCCGTGACGCGCTGAAGGACTTCGTCTCCGCCTACGAGCCCACCGGTTCTGGCGCGAACGAGGTCGGCACCGTCTCGGACGCCGCCGACGGCATCGCCCACGTCGAGGGTCTCCCCGGCGTGATGGCGAACGAGCTCATCCGCTTTGCGGACGGCACGCTCGGCCTCGCGCAGAACCTCGACGAGCACTCGATCGGTGCCCTCGTCCTGGGCGAGTTCACAGGCATCGAAGAGGGCCAGCAGGTCACCCGCACCGGCAAGGTTCTCTCGGTCCCAGTCGGCGAGGGCTACCTCGGCCGCGTCATCGACCCGCTCGGCACGCCCATTGACGGTCTCGGCGAGATCGCCGGCATCGAAGGCGACCGTGAGCTCGAGCTCCAGGCCGCTGGTGTCATGGACCGCAAGAGCGTCCACGAGCCCATGCAGACCGGCATCAAGGCCATCGACGCGATGATCCCGATCGGCCGCGGTCAGCGTCAGCTGATCATCGGTGACCGCCAGACGGGTAAGACGGCGATCGCGATCGACACGATCATCAACCAGAAGGCCAACTGGGAGTCGGGCGACACGTCGAAGCAGGTTCGCTGCATCTACGTCGCCATCGGCCAGAAGGGCTCGACGATCGCCTCCGTCAAGGGCGCGCTCGAAGACGCCGGAGCCATGGAGTACACGACGATCGTCGCCGCTCCGGCCTCGGACCCCGCTGGTTTCAAGTACCTCGCTCCGTTCACCGGTTCGGCCATCGGCCAGCACTGGATGTACCAGGGCAAGCACGTCCTCATCGTCTTCGATGACCTGTCGAAGCAGGCTGAGGCCTACCGTGCCGTTTCGCTTCTGCTGCGTCGTCCGCCGGGCCGCGAGGCATACCCCGGTGACGTCTTCTACCTGCACTCGCGTCTGCTCGAGCGTTGCGCGAAGCTGTCCGACGAGCTCGGCGCCGGTTCGATGACGGGTCTTCCCATCATCGAGACCAAGGCCAACGACGTCTCGGCGTACATCCCCACCAACGTGATCTCGATCACCGACGGCCAGATCTTCCTGCAGTCCGACCTCTTCAACGCCAACCAGCGTCCCGCGGTCGACGTGGGTATCTCGGTTTCGCGTGTCGGTGGCGACGCGCAGCTGAAGAACATCAAGAAGGTCTCCGGAACGCTCAAGCTCGAGCTCGCGCAGTACCGCTCGCTCGAGGCCTTCGCCATGTTCGCCTCCGACCTCGACGCCGCATCGCGTCGTCAGCTCGCTCGCGGTGCGCGCCTGATGGAGCTGCTCAAGCAGCCCCAGTTCTCGCCGTACCCCGTTGAAGAGCAGGTCGTTTCGATCTGGGCCGGCACCAAGGGCAAGCTCGACACGGTTCCCGTTGAGGATGTTCTCCGCTTCGAGCGCGAGCTGATCGATTACCTTCGTCGCAACACGACGGTTCTCGACAAGCTGCGCGAGACGGGCAAGCTGGAAGACGACGTTCTCGCCGAGATGGAAAAGGGGACCGACGCGTTCGCCCTCGAGTTCCAGCCCGGCGACGGTGCATCGCTGACGGGCCCCGGCTCGGAGGAGCACGAGGCAGCCGACAAGGCGGACATTGGCCAGGAGAAGATCGTCAAGGGCCGCACGGCGTAA
- the atpD gene encoding F0F1 ATP synthase subunit beta: MTTTVDTSTAVVGRVARVTGPVVDIEFPHDSLPDVYSALKTTITIGENSTEITLEVAQHLGDDLIRAISLKPTDGMVRGQEVRDTGKPISVPVGDVTKGKVFNVTGDVLNVDADSFEVTERWPIHRKAPAFDQLESKTQMFETGIKSIDLLTPYVQGGKIGLFGGAGVGKTVLIQEMITRVAQDHGGVSVFAGVGERTREGNDLIWEMDEAGVLDKTALVFGQMDEPPGTRLRVALSALTMAEYFRDVQKQDVLLFIDNIFRFTQAGSEVSTLLGRMPSAVGYQPNLADEMGILQERITSTRGNSITSMQAIYVPADDYTDPAPATTFAHLDATTELSREIASKGLYPAIDPLTSTSRIMDPRYLGEDHYRVATSVKQILQKNKELQEIIAILGVDELSEEDKIVVSRARRIQQFLSQNTYTAVKFTGVEGSTVPLKETVESFDAIVKGEMDHVAEQAFFNVGGLNDVLANWDKIQKENA, from the coding sequence ATGACAACCACGGTTGACACCAGCACCGCGGTCGTCGGGCGCGTCGCCCGAGTCACGGGCCCCGTCGTCGACATCGAGTTCCCCCACGACTCGCTGCCCGACGTATACAGCGCGCTGAAGACGACGATCACCATCGGCGAGAACTCGACCGAGATCACGCTCGAAGTCGCTCAGCACCTGGGCGACGACCTGATTCGCGCGATCTCTCTGAAGCCGACCGACGGCATGGTCCGCGGTCAGGAAGTTCGTGACACCGGCAAGCCGATTTCGGTTCCCGTCGGAGATGTCACAAAGGGCAAGGTCTTCAACGTGACGGGCGACGTTCTGAACGTCGACGCCGACTCGTTTGAGGTCACCGAGCGCTGGCCGATCCACCGCAAGGCTCCGGCCTTCGACCAGCTCGAGTCCAAGACCCAGATGTTCGAAACGGGCATCAAGTCGATCGACCTCCTCACCCCGTACGTTCAGGGTGGAAAGATCGGCCTCTTCGGTGGTGCGGGCGTCGGCAAGACGGTCCTCATCCAGGAGATGATCACCCGTGTTGCGCAGGACCACGGTGGTGTGTCCGTCTTCGCCGGCGTCGGCGAGCGTACGCGTGAAGGTAACGACCTCATCTGGGAGATGGACGAGGCCGGCGTTCTGGACAAGACGGCCCTTGTGTTCGGTCAGATGGACGAGCCGCCGGGAACGCGTCTGCGCGTCGCCCTCTCGGCTCTGACGATGGCCGAGTACTTCCGTGACGTTCAGAAGCAGGACGTTCTCCTCTTCATCGACAACATCTTCCGCTTCACGCAGGCCGGTTCCGAGGTGTCGACCCTTCTGGGCCGCATGCCTTCTGCCGTGGGTTACCAGCCCAACCTGGCCGACGAGATGGGTATCCTCCAGGAGCGCATCACGTCGACACGAGGCAACTCGATTACGTCGATGCAGGCGATCTACGTCCCCGCCGACGACTACACCGACCCGGCTCCTGCCACCACGTTCGCGCACCTCGACGCAACGACGGAGCTGTCGCGTGAGATCGCATCGAAGGGTCTCTACCCCGCGATCGACCCGCTCACCTCCACCAGCCGCATCATGGACCCCCGCTACCTCGGCGAGGACCACTACCGCGTCGCAACGAGCGTGAAGCAGATCCTGCAGAAGAACAAGGAACTGCAGGAGATCATCGCGATCCTCGGTGTCGACGAGCTCTCGGAAGAGGACAAGATTGTCGTCTCCCGTGCGCGCCGCATTCAGCAGTTCCTGTCGCAGAACACCTACACGGCCGTGAAGTTCACGGGTGTTGAGGGGTCGACGGTTCCGCTGAAGGAGACGGTTGAGTCGTTCGACGCGATCGTCAAGGGCGAGATGGACCACGTTGCGGAGCAGGCGTTCTTCAACGTCGGTGGCCTCAACGATGTTCTGGCCAACTGGGACAAGATCCAGAAGGAGAACGCCTGA
- a CDS encoding YaaA family protein yields MIVLLPPSETKRPGGSGAPLELSSLALPELRDARQAAVDALVALSAHPDEAARVLKLSDRQRGEIAVNAGVYDSGTMAAIDRFTGVLFDALDASSLDTGAREWLGKHAFVQTALLGPVAADDLIPAFRLSGGGRLPGLPALKRHWAEATTSAWASAEVGLVVDLRSEVYRALGPVPENSAQTYVRVVAETGDGSVRALNHFNKKTKGLLVRALAQASVVAESVDALRAAASEVGFEMRHGDVPGETLLVASE; encoded by the coding sequence ATGATCGTGCTGCTTCCGCCATCGGAAACGAAACGTCCTGGCGGATCGGGGGCTCCTCTGGAGCTGTCGTCCCTCGCCCTCCCGGAGCTGCGCGATGCGCGACAGGCGGCGGTCGATGCCCTCGTCGCGCTGTCGGCACACCCCGATGAGGCGGCGCGCGTTTTGAAGCTGTCTGATCGTCAGCGCGGTGAGATCGCCGTGAACGCCGGCGTCTACGACTCCGGGACCATGGCGGCGATCGACCGATTCACGGGCGTTCTCTTCGACGCGCTCGACGCCTCGTCGCTGGACACGGGCGCTCGCGAATGGCTGGGAAAGCACGCCTTCGTGCAGACCGCGCTTCTGGGCCCTGTCGCCGCGGACGACCTTATTCCTGCGTTTCGGTTGTCGGGCGGCGGACGCCTCCCCGGCCTGCCCGCGCTGAAGCGCCACTGGGCGGAAGCGACGACGTCCGCGTGGGCGAGCGCTGAGGTGGGGTTGGTCGTTGATCTTCGCTCCGAGGTGTATCGAGCGCTGGGGCCCGTTCCGGAGAATTCCGCGCAGACATATGTTCGAGTCGTTGCGGAAACGGGGGATGGCTCGGTGCGGGCGCTGAACCACTTCAACAAGAAGACGAAGGGCCTGCTGGTGCGCGCACTGGCGCAGGCATCCGTCGTGGCGGAGTCGGTCGACGCGCTCCGCGCCGCCGCGAGCGAGGTTGGTTTCGAGATGCGGCACGGCGACGTCCCGGGTGAGACGTTGCTTGTCGCCAGCGAGTGA
- a CDS encoding F0F1 ATP synthase subunit delta: MGSATTQAREVGAAALASATVDLDTARELFAAARATGDSQALSGALADKAADPAARAALVATVFASLSPVTRELLTTIAAQRWSSAADLTDGIEELAIRATAKAEVADVEGELFQVTRVISQNPDLELTLGSHLGDQSKKAELLRQILGTHVGAGALLIATSIVEQAGKRRVRRAFQRAIALVAAQRAQQVATVYTATRLTPAQRDRLAASLARTYGSAVSINEVVDPAVVGGIRVQIADDVIDGSISTRLGELRSRLAG; this comes from the coding sequence ATGGGAAGCGCGACCACTCAGGCACGTGAGGTGGGCGCCGCGGCACTCGCCTCTGCCACGGTCGACCTCGACACGGCTCGCGAACTGTTCGCGGCTGCGCGTGCCACAGGCGACTCGCAGGCGCTGAGCGGCGCGCTCGCCGACAAGGCTGCCGACCCCGCTGCGCGAGCAGCGCTCGTCGCCACCGTGTTTGCATCGCTTTCGCCGGTAACGCGTGAGCTGCTGACAACGATCGCTGCGCAGCGCTGGTCTTCGGCTGCCGACCTCACGGACGGCATCGAAGAACTGGCAATTCGCGCAACGGCGAAAGCTGAGGTTGCCGACGTCGAGGGCGAGCTCTTCCAGGTCACGCGAGTGATCTCGCAGAACCCCGACCTCGAACTCACGCTGGGATCGCACCTGGGTGATCAGTCGAAGAAGGCGGAGCTGCTTCGCCAGATTCTCGGTACGCACGTCGGTGCCGGCGCCTTGCTTATCGCCACCTCGATCGTTGAGCAGGCAGGCAAGCGTCGCGTGCGGCGCGCCTTCCAGCGCGCGATCGCTCTCGTCGCTGCTCAGCGCGCTCAGCAGGTCGCAACCGTCTACACCGCGACACGGCTGACGCCGGCGCAGCGCGACCGCCTCGCGGCGTCGCTCGCGCGAACGTATGGCTCCGCAGTATCGATCAACGAGGTCGTTGACCCCGCTGTCGTCGGCGGAATCCGCGTTCAGATCGCGGACGACGTGATCGACGGCAGTATCTCGACCCGCCTCGGAGAACTCCGCTCGAGGCTCGCAGGCTGA
- the atpE gene encoding ATP synthase F0 subunit C, translating into MDATTVLAEITGNIATIGYGIAALGPAIGLAIVVGKTIESTARQPELAGRLQTLMFIGVAFIEILAFIGIATPFIFG; encoded by the coding sequence GTGGACGCTACGACGGTTCTCGCGGAGATCACCGGCAACATCGCGACCATCGGCTACGGTATTGCCGCGCTCGGCCCGGCAATTGGTCTGGCCATCGTCGTCGGCAAGACGATCGAGTCGACGGCACGCCAGCCTGAGCTCGCCGGTCGCCTTCAGACACTGATGTTCATCGGTGTCGCCTTCATCGAGATTCTTGCCTTCATCGGCATCGCAACGCCGTTCATCTTCGGCTGA
- a CDS encoding F0F1 ATP synthase subunit epsilon: MALKVNLVSAAAEVWSGEATLVVAKTPEGEIGFMKGHEPMLAILAEGQVRITQADGSKVIADARDGFISMELGDELNIVAGNAQLTA, encoded by the coding sequence ATGGCGCTCAAGGTCAACCTGGTGTCGGCTGCGGCCGAGGTCTGGTCGGGCGAGGCCACTCTGGTCGTCGCCAAGACGCCCGAGGGCGAGATCGGCTTCATGAAGGGTCACGAGCCGATGCTCGCGATCCTCGCCGAGGGCCAGGTCCGCATCACGCAGGCCGATGGCTCGAAGGTGATCGCCGACGCTCGCGACGGCTTCATCTCGATGGAGCTGGGTGACGAGTTGAACATCGTGGCAGGTAACGCGCAGCTCACTGCGTAA
- a CDS encoding L-threonylcarbamoyladenylate synthase: protein MSPVFDCRDREQMLAGMRQARQAIARGEVIVLPTDTVYGVAADAFSHDAVRGLLTVKGRSRQQPPPVLVGSAQALPALVEQVPEAVERLVERFWPGALTIVLPAQPALTWDLGETRGTVAVRQPDHPITLELLAETGPLAVSSANLTGKPAATDASSARRMLGDSVSLYLEDGPVKTGVASTIIDATSLVPGRGEPAVRVLRLGAISRGELREVLGDLLEDDPEEATP from the coding sequence ATGTCCCCCGTCTTCGACTGCCGTGACCGCGAGCAGATGCTCGCCGGTATGCGCCAGGCCCGTCAGGCGATCGCACGCGGCGAGGTCATTGTCCTGCCAACAGACACCGTGTACGGCGTCGCCGCAGACGCCTTCAGCCACGATGCCGTTCGCGGCCTCCTCACCGTCAAGGGCCGCTCGCGCCAGCAGCCGCCTCCCGTTCTCGTCGGGTCAGCCCAGGCATTGCCGGCTCTCGTCGAACAGGTGCCCGAGGCCGTTGAACGCCTCGTCGAACGGTTCTGGCCCGGCGCTCTGACGATTGTGTTGCCCGCACAGCCGGCCCTGACCTGGGATCTCGGCGAAACACGGGGAACGGTGGCCGTTCGTCAGCCGGACCACCCGATCACGTTGGAACTCCTTGCCGAGACGGGTCCACTCGCCGTTTCGAGCGCGAATCTCACGGGGAAGCCCGCCGCGACCGACGCATCGTCGGCGCGCCGGATGCTCGGAGATTCCGTTTCCCTCTATTTGGAGGACGGCCCTGTAAAGACCGGCGTTGCGTCGACCATCATCGATGCAACGTCGCTCGTCCCGGGGCGGGGTGAACCGGCGGTACGTGTTTTGCGGCTCGGTGCGATCAGCCGTGGCGAGTTGCGGGAGGTGCTCGGCGATCTTCTCGAGGACGATCCAGAAGAGGCGACGCCGTGA
- the atpB gene encoding F0F1 ATP synthase subunit A has product MIAPMADEVEFHPPSIGDFFPGALLFEGTPFEFTRIHLAQLIATTVLVLILVLATRNLKVVPGRGQQIIEFLFGFVREQIAIQVIGEKDGKRFVPILTSLFLGILAFNMMGFVPGINIAPTSVIGITIVLAVIAYVTFIYAGIKRHGVGRFMKNSLVPSGTPVVLSPLIAVIEFISTFVFRPVSLTLRLVMNMLVGHLLLVLLFAATHFFLLSFNALTALSPVTLGLSIVFILYKIFVAALQAYVFTILTAVYIQLAVAEEH; this is encoded by the coding sequence ATGATCGCACCGATGGCCGATGAGGTCGAGTTCCATCCGCCGTCGATCGGGGACTTCTTCCCTGGGGCACTGCTTTTCGAAGGGACGCCGTTCGAGTTCACGCGAATTCACCTCGCGCAGCTCATCGCAACGACCGTTCTGGTCCTGATCCTCGTCCTCGCAACGCGCAACCTCAAGGTTGTTCCGGGACGAGGCCAGCAGATCATCGAGTTCCTGTTCGGATTCGTTCGGGAACAGATCGCGATCCAGGTCATCGGCGAGAAGGACGGCAAGCGCTTCGTCCCGATTCTTACGTCGTTGTTCCTCGGAATTCTGGCGTTCAACATGATGGGCTTCGTCCCCGGCATTAACATCGCGCCGACGAGCGTCATCGGTATCACGATCGTCCTCGCTGTCATCGCCTACGTGACCTTCATCTACGCGGGCATCAAGCGCCACGGCGTCGGCCGCTTCATGAAGAACTCGCTGGTCCCCAGCGGAACGCCTGTGGTGCTGTCGCCGCTGATCGCGGTCATCGAGTTCATCTCGACGTTCGTGTTCCGACCCGTCTCGCTGACACTGCGTCTCGTGATGAACATGCTGGTCGGCCACCTGCTGTTGGTGCTGCTGTTCGCCGCAACACACTTCTTCCTGCTGAGCTTCAACGCGCTGACGGCACTGTCGCCTGTCACGCTCGGCCTCTCCATCGTCTTCATTCTGTACAAGATTTTCGTCGCCGCCCTTCAGGCGTACGTTTTCACGATCCTCACCGCGGTCTATATCCAGCTCGCGGTCGCGGAAGAGCACTGA
- a CDS encoding large exoprotein, giving the protein MNGRLESLLWGHWAASVAATFPGEDIMLLEPLAMYFEPIGGYGYGYGAAFGAWIGALILTSLLPVIIMYVLWSLFAMKLFEKAGVQGKWRAWVPVYSQMVFYKLGDINPWLILIIGIPSAVLLVIWIGSLGFIALSILTIMAIVRISQRAKGEAAWVALPGGLPGLGTIVWLGIMAFTKTPWKADLEPAAWSQTFLADKTQWEGVPSYAAGATQAGGYPQQPGGYTPPPAPPAPPAGGPTPPPAGGPTPPPAGGPAVPPAPPTPPQV; this is encoded by the coding sequence ATGAACGGCCGCCTGGAGTCGCTACTCTGGGGCCATTGGGCGGCATCTGTCGCCGCAACATTTCCTGGGGAGGACATCATGCTTTTGGAACCACTCGCGATGTATTTCGAGCCGATCGGCGGATACGGGTACGGATACGGCGCCGCCTTCGGCGCATGGATCGGCGCGTTGATTCTTACGTCGCTCCTGCCCGTCATCATCATGTACGTGCTGTGGTCGCTTTTCGCGATGAAGCTGTTCGAAAAGGCCGGCGTCCAGGGCAAGTGGCGTGCGTGGGTTCCCGTTTACAGCCAGATGGTGTTCTACAAGCTGGGTGACATCAACCCCTGGCTCATTCTCATCATCGGTATCCCAAGCGCCGTTCTGCTCGTGATCTGGATCGGATCGCTCGGCTTCATCGCCCTGAGCATCCTGACGATCATGGCGATTGTCCGGATCAGCCAGCGCGCAAAGGGCGAAGCAGCCTGGGTGGCGCTCCCGGGTGGTCTTCCGGGGCTCGGAACGATCGTGTGGCTGGGCATCATGGCGTTCACGAAGACGCCGTGGAAGGCCGACCTTGAGCCTGCCGCGTGGTCGCAGACCTTCCTTGCCGACAAGACGCAGTGGGAGGGCGTTCCCTCCTACGCCGCCGGTGCGACGCAGGCCGGTGGCTACCCGCAGCAGCCTGGCGGCTACACGCCGCCGCCCGCGCCTCCGGCTCCTCCCGCAGGTGGTCCGACGCCTCCTCCCGCAGGTGGTCCGACGCCTCCTCCCGCTGGTGGACCAGCGGTGCCCCCGGCGCCGCCCACACCTCCGCAGGTCTGA
- a CDS encoding F0F1 ATP synthase subunit B produces MLNALVTVAAEEDYNPLLPADYDIIWSAISLAIIIVVVVFVALPRLNKVLDKRSAAIEGNIEKADEAQREAEAMLAEYTQQLADARKEAGEIREHARAEGKQIVVEAKATAAAEAERIAASAHLQIEAERQQAMVSLRSDVGSLALDLAGNVIGEKMTDDAHAQSVVDRFLADLEASEKAAK; encoded by the coding sequence ATGCTGAACGCTCTTGTCACTGTCGCGGCCGAAGAGGATTACAACCCCCTCCTGCCCGCGGACTACGACATCATCTGGTCTGCGATTTCTCTCGCGATCATCATCGTCGTCGTGGTCTTCGTGGCGCTGCCGCGCCTGAACAAGGTGCTCGACAAGCGTTCGGCCGCCATCGAGGGCAACATCGAGAAGGCCGACGAGGCTCAGCGCGAAGCCGAAGCGATGCTCGCCGAGTACACGCAGCAGCTTGCTGATGCCCGCAAGGAAGCCGGAGAGATCCGCGAGCATGCTCGTGCCGAAGGCAAGCAGATCGTCGTCGAGGCCAAGGCAACCGCCGCGGCTGAGGCGGAGCGTATCGCTGCCTCCGCGCACCTGCAGATCGAGGCCGAGCGCCAGCAGGCGATGGTCTCGCTGCGCAGCGACGTCGGATCCCTCGCTCTCGACCTGGCTGGCAACGTCATTGGCGAGAAGATGACGGACGACGCTCACGCACAGAGCGTGGTCGACCGCTTCCTCGCTGATCTCGAAGCATCCGAGAAGGCGGCGAAGTAA
- a CDS encoding MraY family glycosyltransferase: MKLYVLMILVTAVTTFVLSWLIWRLALRFKLHPPVRDRDVHTRPTPRLGGIAMFLGILTAFLASRSFDFFSIFWVDERVVWSVLAATLLIALVGIADDLWDLDWMLKLGAQFLAAGIVAIAGGLQIYALPIGGIAIWSGWVSIILTMFSIVIVMNAVNFIDGLDGLVAGVCLITNGVFFVYTYILVRDAGAASYSNLATFIAATIIGACLGFLPINWNPAKMFMGDTGALVIGLLMATSGIAITGQLPPAALDPDVTGRSQMLGTLLPILLPLIVVMLPLLDFGLAVIRRMSRGQSPFSPDREHLHHRMLDMGHSDRDATLIFYAWTAIASLTVLLMYLFTGANWFGEHWFGEYWLAVGFGIVGVAACLVLTLVPSHHPARRAETGAESTQPQET, encoded by the coding sequence GTGAAGCTCTATGTGCTGATGATCCTCGTGACGGCGGTGACAACCTTCGTCCTGTCGTGGCTCATCTGGCGCCTCGCGCTCCGCTTCAAACTGCACCCGCCCGTTCGTGATCGCGATGTCCATACGCGTCCGACCCCGCGGCTCGGCGGAATCGCGATGTTCCTCGGCATTCTCACCGCCTTTCTCGCCTCGAGATCGTTCGACTTCTTCAGCATCTTCTGGGTCGATGAACGCGTCGTCTGGTCTGTTCTCGCCGCAACGCTTCTGATCGCGCTTGTCGGCATAGCCGACGATCTGTGGGACCTGGACTGGATGCTGAAGCTCGGCGCCCAGTTCTTAGCCGCGGGAATTGTCGCCATCGCGGGCGGCCTGCAGATTTATGCCCTTCCCATCGGTGGCATCGCCATCTGGTCGGGCTGGGTGAGCATCATCCTCACGATGTTTTCGATCGTGATCGTGATGAACGCGGTCAACTTCATCGATGGTCTCGATGGTCTCGTTGCCGGCGTGTGCCTGATCACCAACGGTGTCTTCTTCGTCTACACCTACATCCTTGTCCGGGACGCCGGAGCCGCGAGTTACTCGAACCTCGCCACCTTCATCGCGGCGACGATTATCGGCGCGTGTCTCGGGTTCCTCCCGATTAACTGGAACCCCGCGAAGATGTTCATGGGTGATACCGGCGCGCTTGTCATCGGATTGCTCATGGCAACTAGCGGCATCGCCATCACGGGGCAGCTTCCGCCCGCGGCGCTCGATCCCGATGTCACGGGGCGATCCCAGATGCTCGGAACACTGCTTCCGATTTTGCTTCCGCTGATCGTCGTCATGCTGCCGTTGCTGGATTTCGGGCTGGCTGTGATCCGGCGCATGAGCCGCGGACAATCGCCCTTCTCGCCCGACCGCGAGCATCTGCATCACCGCATGCTCGACATGGGGCACTCGGACAGAGATGCGACACTGATCTTCTACGCGTGGACGGCGATCGCATCGCTCACTGTCTTGCTCATGTACCTCTTCACGGGGGCGAACTGGTTCGGCGAACACTGGTTCGGCGAGTATTGGCTCGCCGTGGGATTCGGCATTGTCGGCGTCGCCGCCTGCCTCGTCCTCACTCTCGTCCCGTCACACCACCCGGCACGTCGCGCCGAAACCGGCGCCGAGTCCACACAGCCTCAGGAGACCTAA
- a CDS encoding F0F1 ATP synthase subunit gamma, with translation MGAQLREYKQRISSAQTTKKITKAMELIAASRIQKAMARVRASSPFSRAVTRAVSAVATYTDIDHPLTRESENATRAAVLLLTSDRGLAGAFNSQVIKEALALAELLRSEGKEVVFYLFGRKAVGYFQFRRMVAVQEWTGDADTPSFDNAKEIADALIEAYETDAEEGGVDELHVVYNRFVSMMTQVPETVRLLPLEVVDAPAAGEGEAPAELFPLYNFEPEATDVLDALLPVYIQSRIFNALLQSAAAKQAATQKAMKSASDNAEKLIIDYTRLRNNARQAEITQQIAEIVGGADALAS, from the coding sequence ATGGGCGCACAACTCCGGGAGTACAAGCAGAGGATTTCCTCTGCTCAGACGACCAAGAAGATCACGAAGGCGATGGAGCTCATCGCGGCTTCGCGCATTCAGAAGGCGATGGCGCGTGTTCGCGCGTCGTCGCCCTTCTCCCGCGCGGTGACGCGAGCAGTTTCCGCCGTCGCGACCTACACCGACATCGACCACCCGCTGACGCGCGAGTCCGAAAACGCTACGCGTGCCGCAGTTCTGCTCCTCACGAGCGACCGCGGTCTCGCCGGTGCCTTCAACTCGCAGGTCATCAAGGAGGCCCTCGCGCTTGCTGAGCTGCTCCGCAGCGAAGGCAAAGAGGTCGTCTTCTACCTGTTCGGCCGCAAGGCGGTGGGCTACTTCCAGTTCCGCCGCATGGTGGCCGTGCAGGAGTGGACGGGCGACGCCGATACTCCCTCCTTCGATAACGCGAAGGAGATCGCGGACGCGCTGATCGAGGCGTACGAAACGGATGCGGAAGAAGGAGGCGTGGATGAGCTCCACGTCGTCTACAACCGCTTCGTCAGCATGATGACGCAGGTGCCGGAAACGGTTCGCCTGTTGCCGCTCGAAGTTGTTGATGCACCAGCCGCGGGCGAGGGCGAGGCTCCGGCCGAGCTCTTCCCGCTGTACAACTTCGAGCCCGAGGCGACGGATGTTCTTGACGCGCTTCTGCCGGTGTACATCCAGAGCCGCATCTTCAATGCGCTTCTGCAGTCCGCCGCCGCAAAGCAGGCCGCAACGCAGAAGGCAATGAAGTCGGCCTCGGACAACGCCGAGAAACTCATCATCGACTACACCCGCTTGCGCAACAACGCGCGTCAGGCGGAGATCACGCAGCAGATCGCCGAGATCGTCGGCGGCGCGGACGCGCTGGCGTCCTAG